ACGAGCATTTCGTAACCCTGAAGTTTTTCGTCGGGTTCGAGGAAGGCGTGGGCGATGATGGATTCCTCCATATCGGTCGCGCCCTTGGGACTGATGTACACGGTCACTTCGGCGAGTTGGTCACCTCTATTTTTGACCGAACCCTCGAGCATGGCCTGGTAGATTCGTTTGACGTTCTTCTCGTAGCTTGTCAGACCACCGGGCGACAGGATGCCGGTTCTCCAATAGGCGGGCAGGGCGGAAAGTTGGATCCAGTCCACGATCACTTCACCCTGGTTCGCGCCCTGGACTTCCACGATTGGATTGATGACGTAGCCTTCGCCGAGCGCGCCGAACACGGCGGCGAGATTCTCATGGATGGTTTCCGAACCTTGGTCCATGTCGCTGGGATTGGTCAGTTCCAGCGCTTCGCCTGCTTGCAGGGTCACGGTACCGATCATTTCCGGTTGGCCGTCGGCGCTATTGTTGGGAACCGCACTCAACGTGACAAAGGCGGGCGAGTCACTGTGGTTGCGCATGTAGCCCTTGACGAAGAATCGCACCTCGCCCAAACCGAGGCGATACACGTCGATGCGTTCGGACAATTTGCTGATATCTACCGCGCCGGCGGCGACGCGATCACCTAAGGCGACTGCAACGTCTTCCATCACGATGGTCGATTTCACGTTGCGTTCGCTGTCGCTGTTATGAATGGTCCGTGAAACGGTGATTTCCTGGCGGGTCGCCTCTTCGATCATCTCCTCAATGTCCCCACACCCCGAGATAACCAGCAGGCTCAGTAACAAAAACGCGATCCAGAAGTATCGCAGCATAACAATTTCTCCTTGTTCCGGTGCCACACATCGAAAGTGCGGGCGGGACAAGGAGGAACCGGCGTATCCGGATCGCTCGTCCCGTCGCCTTCGGTAGCTGGGCTGTCTTCTTGCGAAGACCCCTGGCTTTGCGTCCCCACCTCGCGGCGGGTTTGCCCTTTCGAGCGGCGGCTAACCGTGATTACTCGTAATGCAAAGAACAATCTCTTTCTTTAGTCTCTAATTATGTTATCGGGCGTAAATAAACCTAACTTTACTATAAAAAGAAGAATTCAAAGATTGTCGTCGGAAGGGTCGGTGGTCAAATCGACGTCGCTCCCGTCACCGATCGAAAGCTCCGCACGATGCCGCTCACTCATGGTTTCGACGGCCTTCCGCGCTATTTTCGTGTGATCGGATTCCGGAGTGCCGAATCGCTCCAGGTAGGCTTTCCATGCGGCCACCGCTTCGAGGTCGCGGTCGGCTTTCTGAAGGGCGATCGCGTAATTGAACGCGGCTCTCTCATGATTCGCATCCAAGGCCAACGCCTCCTGGTATCTGGCCGCCGCATAGACGTGGTTGTTCCGGCGGGAAGCGATAAGTCCCAAATAAAACAGGGGGTTAGAGTCGTTGGGATAGATCCGCCGCATGTCGCGGCAGTGTTTTGTGGCGGTACCCAGGGTGCCCAATTCGATGGCCTCGGCGATTTCCCGAAGGCGAGAGTCCCGATCGTGGACCGACAAATGGCTGGCAGCGGTGAGCCGCTCGATTCCCGCTTCGGCCTCGATACGGTGCGTTCCGCCTTCATCGGCCAGGGAAACCGCCTTTTGATACCAATGGAGCGCATCCAAGGGCCGTTGAAGCCGATCCTCGTAAATGCGCGCAATGTGAAAAGCCTGCACCGCCGGGTCGTGCGGCAAGTCGCCGGCGAGCAGTTCCTTGCGCAAACGGACAACTCGGTCGAAATTGCCGGCGGTTTCGGCCGCCTTGATTTCGTGCTTCCACAGTTCGATGTCGCGCTCGTCTGAGTTCACGTTGCGTCGGGTGCCGTATACAAAATCACCGACCTGATCTCCGTGGCGAAAAAAGATCAGAAAAACGGTCATCGAGACCGCGAAGCAAATCGGATAAATAATGAGCGCCGTGTAACAAGGAAAGCCCGCATACACGATAAGCGCGAAGGACAACAGACTGCCGAGCAAGAGCGTAATAGCAGCCGGTCCCACAAGCGGACCGGTAACAAACGAATCGATCCAAGGCTTATCCGGCGGTGGCCTTTTTGCGCGTTTCATCATCTTATTTATAGAATAAGCGTTGCGCGACGGCAACGATAAACCGAGTTCGCCGCGCTTGCCGGTCCGGGCGGCGCCGCATACGATAGGGACCAAACAAAGGACATTTTTCCCGTGGCTGATCCGAAACGGATTCTCATCGTGAAGCTCGGGGCGGTGGGGGATTGCCTGCACACGCTTGTGGCGGCGCGTGCGCTACGCGAGCACTTTCCTGACGCGACGCTGGGTTGGGTGGTCGAGACGAAGAGCCAGGAAGTCGTCTCGGGGCATCCGCTGCTGGATCACGTGCACATTTGGCGGCGCAAAGAAAGCTCTGCGGAACTCAAGCGGGGCCACGCGATCAAGGCGTGGCGGCCGCTGCGCGAAACGGTGGCGGAGATCCGGCAGGTTGGCTACGACGTGGCGATCGATTTTCAGAACCTAATCAAATCCGGCTATTTCACCTGGAAGTCCGGCGCACCGATACGCATCGGGTTTCGTCGCCTGCGCGAAGGGAATCTGCTGTTCACCAACACGCGCGTTCCGGTGCTGCCGGAGAGCCACCACATGGTCCGACGCTACTTGGGGTTGTTACGGCCGTTGGGCGTTGTGGTAGAGGGAACGCCTCCGGCGGAGCCGATCCATATTCCGGAGGATAAGAAGGCTCAGGTCGACGATTTTTTCGGCCGTGAAAATCTACGCGGCCCGATCGTGGCGATCAATCCCGCAGCGAGCTTGAAGAAAAAGCTGTGGCCGCCCGAGCGCTATGCCGAAGTGGCCGACCGACTCGTCGAGAGCCACCGGGTTACGCCGCTGATCACCTGGGGGCCGGGCGAAGAGCCTCTTGTGGAGGCGGTCCAGCGGTATATGAAACACGCGCCGCTTGTCGCGCCGCCGACGACGATCAAGGAATTGGCGTATTTGTTCTCGCGGTGCCGCATGTATCTAGGTAATGATTCCGGACCGATGCATTTGGCCGCGGCGATGGGCTGCGCGGTCGTCGGGCTGTTCGGCCCGACCGATCCGAAGCGCGTGGCGCCCTGGACGGATCAGGCGCGTTGTGTCGAGCCGCTGGAACCTTTCAGCAAGCATCGGCCAGTGGACGGCGTGATGGTCGAGCAGGTCGTGCGCGCCGCGGTCGAGCTTTTGGAGTCGTGATGCATGTGCTGATTCTGCTTGCGCAACGGCATTGGACGGGAGCGGCCGAGCCCGTGCTACAAATTGCGCGAGGGTTGGCCGGGCGCGGGCATCGGGTCACATTCGTTTACACGCGTCGGCCGCTGGGGCATTTGGCGGGGTACGTAAATCCTGACTTGCTGCAGGTCCTCCCGGATGTCCATTTGCGACGAAAAGGATTCTTCCCTTTTTCGATCCTGCACGACTACCGGCGTTTACGCAGCTTTGTCACGGCAGAGAACGTGGACATCGTTTTCTGCCACCACACGCACGACCATTGGCTGGCGCGCTTTGTCGTGCGCGGGCTGAAACGACCGCCGATTCTTGTGCGGCAAATTCACGAAAGCAGGCAATTGCGACGACGCTTCGGGTACCGGTGGTTGTATCGCGGCACCGAGATGGTGATTGTCGCGGCCCGCACGTGGAAGGAAAAACTCATCGCCGAATACGGGCTCGACACCTCACGCGTGTTCGTCCTGCCCGCCGCGGTGGACACCGAGCACTTCCACCCCGCGCAACCGGTACAAGCCATCCGCGACGAAGTGGGCGCCGAGGCCGAGGACCGACTCGTGGGCATCGTCAGCCGTATTAAAGCGGGGCGCGGCCATGACCTGGCGTTGGCCGCCTTCGAAAAGGTGTTGGCTCAAACGCCGGCCGTGCGCTTACTGGTCGTCGGGCGCGGTGAAGGTAAAGAGGCGCTCGAGGAAAAGGTGGCATCAACGGCCTTTGCCGATCGCGTGCATTTCCTGGGTTACCGCAGCGACGATTTACCCGCGGTATACGCCGCGTTGGATGTCAGCCTGTTGCTCGGCGAGGGGTCGGATGGGTCCTGCCGCGCCGCGCTGGAAGCTATGGCGTGCGGCACGCCGGTGGTTGCGCTGCCCGTCGGCACGCTGAGCGAGTCGATTCAAGACGGCGAATCGGGCGTGTTCGTGCAACATGATCCGGACGACGTGGCGGCGGCGATCCTGGAAGTCCTGGCGGTGCCCTTCATGAGCGAACGGGCGCGCGGCCACGCCGAACGCGAATTGGCCGTGGAGCAACGCGTCGAACGTGTCGAGACGCTTTTCCGGCGTTTGGCGGACGTGCGATGAACCGGTCGGAACGTTGGGCCGGGCAAATCGACACCGCGTTGCCGTGGTTTCTGTATGTCTTCGCATTCTTCCTGCCGTTTTCGATCAGCGGTAGCCAGGCGGTCTTGGCCGTTTTGGTGTTGGCCGTTTTCGCTCGGGCCGTCTTGCGTCGCCGCTTGGGATTTCGGCCGGGACCGGTGGGATGGGTGATCGTCGCGATGGTCGCCTGGGCCGTGCTTGCCGCTCCGTTTTCGCTCCACCCTGAAGGCGCGGCGTCACGATTGGCGAAATACTGGATTTGGCTGAGCTACTTCGTGGTGCTGGCGGCCTTGCCGTCCCGCGAGGTGTTGGTTCGCGCGTGGAAAGTGCTCGCGGCGACCGGCGGTGTCGTCGCGCTGTACGGCATCGCGCAGCACCTAGTCGGCAACGCTGTTCTGCTTCCCTTTATGCCGCCGGAGCAATTGCCGGTGACGACGACCGGCGCCGTGCAGGCGGTCGGCTTGTTCGATCACCACTTGACCTACGGAAACAGCCTGGCGCTGACACTCTTGCTCGCGGCGGGGTTGATAGCGGCGGGCCGGGTTTGGCGCGACCGAATTTGGTTGGCGTGCTGCCTCGGCACGATGTCGATGGCCTTGTTGTGGAGCTATGCTCGTTCGGCTTGGGTGGGCCTGTTGGCCGGGCTGATCGCCTTCGGCGCGGCACTCGGTCGTCGCGTTCTGGCGGCCGTCATCGCGGGGGCGTTCGTCGTGGTTGGCGTCGCGTATTTTGCCAGCCCGGGCCTGGCCGATCGCCTGGAGAGGGTCGTGCGCGTCGACAAGAACCTCGAGCGTATCTACACCTGGAAAACGACCGTGGATATGATCGCCGACCACCCCGTTTTCGGCATCGGGCCCGGCGCTTATCGGCAGATGACCCAGACCTACCGTGAAGGCTATAACATCCATTGGACGGCGACGAGTCACGCCCA
Above is a genomic segment from Candidatus Lernaella stagnicola containing:
- a CDS encoding glycosyltransferase family 4 protein, which encodes MHVLILLAQRHWTGAAEPVLQIARGLAGRGHRVTFVYTRRPLGHLAGYVNPDLLQVLPDVHLRRKGFFPFSILHDYRRLRSFVTAENVDIVFCHHTHDHWLARFVVRGLKRPPILVRQIHESRQLRRRFGYRWLYRGTEMVIVAARTWKEKLIAEYGLDTSRVFVLPAAVDTEHFHPAQPVQAIRDEVGAEAEDRLVGIVSRIKAGRGHDLALAAFEKVLAQTPAVRLLVVGRGEGKEALEEKVASTAFADRVHFLGYRSDDLPAVYAALDVSLLLGEGSDGSCRAALEAMACGTPVVALPVGTLSESIQDGESGVFVQHDPDDVAAAILEVLAVPFMSERARGHAERELAVEQRVERVETLFRRLADVR
- a CDS encoding glycosyltransferase family 9 protein, translating into MADPKRILIVKLGAVGDCLHTLVAARALREHFPDATLGWVVETKSQEVVSGHPLLDHVHIWRRKESSAELKRGHAIKAWRPLRETVAEIRQVGYDVAIDFQNLIKSGYFTWKSGAPIRIGFRRLREGNLLFTNTRVPVLPESHHMVRRYLGLLRPLGVVVEGTPPAEPIHIPEDKKAQVDDFFGRENLRGPIVAINPAASLKKKLWPPERYAEVADRLVESHRVTPLITWGPGEEPLVEAVQRYMKHAPLVAPPTTIKELAYLFSRCRMYLGNDSGPMHLAAAMGCAVVGLFGPTDPKRVAPWTDQARCVEPLEPFSKHRPVDGVMVEQVVRAAVELLES
- a CDS encoding O-antigen ligase family protein; this translates as MNRSERWAGQIDTALPWFLYVFAFFLPFSISGSQAVLAVLVLAVFARAVLRRRLGFRPGPVGWVIVAMVAWAVLAAPFSLHPEGAASRLAKYWIWLSYFVVLAALPSREVLVRAWKVLAATGGVVALYGIAQHLVGNAVLLPFMPPEQLPVTTTGAVQAVGLFDHHLTYGNSLALTLLLAAGLIAAGRVWRDRIWLACCLGTMSMALLWSYARSAWVGLLAGLIAFGAALGRRVLAAVIAGAFVVVGVAYFASPGLADRLERVVRVDKNLERIYTWKTTVDMIADHPVFGIGPGAYRQMTQTYREGYNIHWTATSHAHNSYLHFAAESGVVAGLLFALMIGLAIGVGARRRSDVKQAEKGDRLLAGALAACVCFAAASALQHNAGDAEVCMLYQFAVASAVFLARDAARDEGNR